Proteins co-encoded in one Planifilum fulgidum genomic window:
- a CDS encoding transposase: protein LSERGKQLYKRRSQTIERSFADAKELHELRYARYRGLAKVREQCLLIAVAQNIKKMALLLSKRGKGFVIRLIYQI from the coding sequence TTTAAGTGAAAGGGGCAAACAACTGTATAAACGACGGAGTCAGACCATTGAGCGCAGCTTCGCTGACGCCAAAGAACTTCATGAGCTTCGTTATGCACGCTACAGGGGGCTTGCCAAAGTCAGAGAGCAATGCCTCCTTATTGCCGTGGCTCAAAACATCAAAAAAATGGCCTTGCTCCTCTCGAAGAGAGGAAAAGGCTTTGTGATCCGCCTAATTT